The following coding sequences lie in one Rutidosis leptorrhynchoides isolate AG116_Rl617_1_P2 chromosome 4, CSIRO_AGI_Rlap_v1, whole genome shotgun sequence genomic window:
- the LOC139842293 gene encoding uncharacterized protein, with protein sequence MTRGRLPGGGGSSIVGKQETRLYEPEERLHSSSRGVKTGAFCSASRNAMCVQETRWKSEEVVEIKDYKLWYLGSRIAQNGVGIFLGKLHKGNVVDVGRFSDRIMSVSLIIKEETFTVISAYAPHAGLGDAEKKSFWDFLEEVVRGCPADHRLIIGGWSEWTHRSGGRRLRGSLWGLWFGPRNEAGRSILEFAIAHELVVANSFFKRGMLS encoded by the exons ATGACCCGTGGCCGCCTGCCTGGTGGGGGCGGCTCCTCCATTGTGGGTAAACAGGAAACCCGACTCTACGAACCAGAGGAAAGGCTGCACAGCAGTAGTAGGGGCGTTAAGACTGGAGCTTTTTGTAGTGCTAGCAGGAATGCAA TGTGtgttcaagagactagatggaagAGTGAAGAGGTGGTAGAAATTAAGGACTATAAGTTGTGGTACTTGGGTTCTAGGATTGCACAGAATGGGGTAGGTATCTTTTTAGGAAAACTACATAAGGGTAACGTTGTTGACGTGGGTAGgtttagcgataggattatgtcggttagcTTAATTATTAAGGAGGAGACTTTCACGGTCATTAGCGCATACGCACCTCATGCGGGTTTAGGTGATGCGGAAAAGAAGAGTTTTTGGGATTTTTTAGAAGAGGTGGTGAGGGGGTGCCCAGCGGACCATCGACTGATTATAGGGGGGTGGTCTGAATGGACACATAGGAGTGGAGGCAGAAGGTTACGAGGGAGCCTATGGGGGCTTTGGTTTGGTCCTAGAAATGAAGCAGGGCGCTCAATTCTTGAGTTTGCCATTGCCCACGAGTTGGTTGTAGCAAACTCTTTCTTCAAAAGAGGGATGCTTAGTTAG
- the LOC139842294 gene encoding uncharacterized protein codes for MTSTIRDVAKETLRVAKETLGVAIGTSRAHKSRRESWWLSDDVQTKVALKHRRFREIITFGEGSPAERTRVEERYKEAKREAKKDVAISKGKAYEYLYRKLHSKEGANDIYRIAKARERRSRDLDNIKYIKDVAGKSIVREDLIRTRWEEYFASLFGR; via the coding sequence ATGACGTCCACTATCAGAGATGTGGCAAAAGAGACCTTAAGGGTGGCAAAAGAGACCTTAGGGGTGGCAATAGGGACATCCAGAGCCCATAAGAGTAGAAGAGAATCATGGTGGCTTAGTGACGATGTCCAAACGAAAGTCGCGTTAAAGCACAGGAGGTTTAGGGAGATCATTACCTTTGGAGAAGGGTCACCTGCAGAGAGAACTAGGGTGGAAGAAagatataaagaagctaaaagagaagcaAAGAAGGACGTAGCAATTTCAAAAGGCAAAGCATACGAATATTTATATAGGAAACTACACTCTAAAGAGGGAGCTAACGACATATAtaggatagccaaagctagggagcgaagaAGCAGGGATTTAGATAACATCAAATATATCAAGGATGTAGCGGGTAAAAGTATAGTGAGAGAAGACCTTATTAGGACAAGATGGGAAGAGTATTTTGCATCCCTTTTCGGTAGATAA